The nucleotide sequence AGCACGTGGTCGAGGGTGAGGTTTTTGGTGGCCCCACAATACTGGCACTCGAAATGGTCGCGCTTCATGATGTTGTGGCGGCTCAGGGCAATGCCTTTGTAGGGCACGCGCACGTAGCGCTGCAACCGGATGATGCTGGGCTTGGGATACGAGGTGCTCACGGTGCGCAATACGCCACTCTCCGACCGGGCTATCATCTCGGCTTTGTCGAGAAACAGCAGGACGAAGGCTTTCTGCACGCTGCACAGCGTTATGGCGGTATAGTCGCCATTCAGGACTAAGACTTTTTGATCCATACGCGCTTGGGGTGGAATCATCGGGTACAGCGAAAGCTAGATGATTCTTAGCGCATTAACAACAGCCCGGAAGTTTAGTTTCCGACACTTCGGGCTGGTTTCCGTTGGCCAGCGGAAGGCGAGCCGCGCGGGTGGGCAGGTGGCAATGGCCTCTTCTACCTAGCGGGCCCATGCGGTACTATTTACGGTTGAATTAGAATAATTCGACCCGATGGCAGTACATTTCTACCTTCTTGAGCGTCTTTATCTTGTCTATTTTCCCAATCTACCGTCTTTGCCTGCAGCAACACGCTGCCCCGGTGTATGCCACTTTTACCTGAACCTTCATCCTGCCGCTTTCCTGAATCAGCTCAACTGCTGTATGAAAACCGTTTCCTGCACCTGGCCATCGACGCGCACCAGCCATGGCTGTATGCCTGCTGGCTGGGCGAAATAGACCATGCCATGCTGTGTGCAGGCGCGGAAACGATAGTACGGACGGTGCGGGAGCACGGCATTGCCAAGCTCCTCAACGACAACCGGCCCCTAACGAACCTACAGATCGACCTGGCGGCCTGGCGCCAGATTGATTACCTCAGCCAACTGCATGCGGCCAGCCTGCACTACATTGCCTGGGTGTACAGCGACTGCGCCCAGATCCGCTTTCTGGTTGATGACTCCCTGGGGAGAAACCGCTGGCCACTCACTCTCACGTTTGAAGAATACGATGTGGCGCTGGACTGGCTCCGCAATGTTGCCTGACTACCTTCCTACTCGGCCAGCAGGCGCTTGATGAGGCGCAGCTTGTGGGTGTACTTCTGCCGGTCGCGGTGGAAGATGCCGTTGTGGTCGAGCGGGTCGATGCGGACTTCGCCGCTGGCGTGCAGAATCTGCTGATCCTCGAGCAGCAGGCCTACGTGTACGATGTTGCCGTCGGCGTTGTCGAAGAAGGCCAGGTCGCCGGGCTGGGTCTGGGCCACGAAGTGCACGGGCTGGCCGAGGTGGATCTGCTGGCGGGCGTCGCGCGGGAGCTGCACCCCAATCAGGCCGTAGAGCTGCTGCATCAGCCCCGAGCAGTCGATGCCGAACAGGCTCTTGCCGCCCCACAGGTAGGGCGCTTTCAGGTACGTGAGGGCCATTTTCTGCAGCAGCCGCAGCCGCTGATCGATGGGGCCGTGCGGGCCGTGGCCGTTCTGCGGGTTGGTGGCCGCCCCGTTGTAGAACATCTGCCGCTCCCCTACGCGCAGGGTCATGCCATCAAAAAACGGCAGCCGTGAGCCCAGCTGCACCGGAATGCGCGTATTGGGGCAGCTCACCATCTGCACCACGTCGAGCGTGCGTGGGTGGTCCTGGGTTTGCCAGGCCGCCAGATACTCCGCACTAACTGGCGTGTGCTGCTTGAGGTCCATCCAGCCCACGTACTGGTCGGCGGTGGTCCGGATCTGGATCCACATGCCCTGGGTGAGCTGAATGGAGTAGCACTCGCCGAAGATGAGCTGGGTAACGATTTCGGCTTTATCGGTGGCCTCAGCGCGCACCGGCACAACGCTCAGCGCGCAGATTCCGTGTTCCAAAGTGGTGGAGTGGTGGGTTAATGGATTCGTGGCTTGATAATACAAAGAACGTCATGCTGAGCGAAGCCGAAGCATCTCTACTGCCAAACTAATTTTTGATTGGCTCACAGTAGAGATGCTTCGGCTTCGCGGACGTCAGATCAGGCATAACACTCTATATACCCAGCGCTAGTAGTCACGGGCGCGGTCCATTTCGCGCTTCTGGTCTTTGGCCTTGAGGTCGTCGCGCTTGTCGTAGAGCTTTTTGCCTTTGGCCAGCGCAATTTCCACCTTGGCAAAGCCCCGGTCGCTGACGTACATGCGCAGCGGGATGATTGTGAGGCCCTGTTCCTGGTTTTTGTGGGCCAGCTGCTTCAGCTCGCGCTTGTTGAGCAGCAGCTTGCGGGCGCGCATGGGCTCGTGGTTGTTGTAGGTGCCCTCGGTGTACTTGGCGATGGTGACCTGGTTGAGCCACAGGCTGCCGTCGGTGTGGAAGGTGCAGAAGCCGTCCTGCAGCTGCACGCTGCCCTCACGGATGCTCTTGATTTCGGTGCCCTGCAGCATGATGCCGGCGTCGTACTTCACCAGGAAAGCGTATTCGTGGCTGGCGCGGCGGTTCTGGATGTTAATGCGCTTGGGCGCGTCGTCTTTTTTGGAAGCCATAGAACGGCAAATGTAGCATAGGCTTTAGCCTGTGCCGGAAAGGAATAAGGGGTTTCTCGCACTGGTACGCAAAGAAGCCGGCGAGCGGCTGACCCGAATGGCCCGGGCCGGCAGGTCGGCGCGGTCACCAGGCCGCGTAGCTTAGGTCGGCAAAAGCTAAAGCGTATGCTGCATGAACGGACGCTACATGAGCTTCAGGCGCGGGTCGGAGCTGACGAGCTGATCGGCGAAGTCGCCGGCCTGGTACTGAAACTCGGCGGTTTTGGCCACCATGCCGGCGTTGTCGGTGCAGAACTGGAAGGCCGGGATGAACACCTGCCATCCCTGGGCGGCGGCCTCGTCCTGCAGCGCCTGCCGCAAACCCGAGTTGGCGGCCACCCCGCCGGCCAGCGCAATCTGGGTCAGGCCCTGGTCGGCGGCGGCGCGGCGCAGCTGGCGCAGCAGCGTCTGGATAATGGTGTACTGGATGCTGGCGCAGAGGTCGGGCAGATTCTGCTGCACGAAATCGGGGTTCTGGGCGGTTTCCTTGCGCAGGAAGTACAGCACCGAGGTTTTCAGACCGCTGAAGCTGAAGTCGTAGCCGGGCATGGCGCCCACCGGGAACGGGAAGCGCGTGGGGTTGCCTTCGCGCGCCAGCTTATCGAGGTGCGGGCCGCCGGGATACGGCAGGCCCAGCAGCTTGGCGGTTTTGTCGAAGGCTTCGCCGGCGGCATCGTCGATGGTCTGGCCGATGATGTCCATTTCCAGCGCCGACTTCACCACCACCAGCTGGGTGTGGCCGCCGCTCACGGTGAGGCACAAAAACGGAAACACCGGCCGCGGCTCCTCGATGAAGTGTGCCAGAATGTGGGCCCGCATGTGGTTGACGGCAATCAGCGGCTTGTTCAGGGCCAGGGCCAGGGTTTTGGCGAACATACCCCCTACTAATAAAGAGCCCAGCAGCCCCGGCCCCTGCGTGAAGGCCACGGCATCGAGGTCTTGCTTGCGGATGCCGGCCTTTTGCAGGGCGGCATTCACCACCGGAATGAGGTGCTGCTGATGGGCGCGTGAGGCCAGCTCGGGCACCACGCCGCCGTATTGCTCGTGTACCTGCTGGGTGGCCACCACGTTGGCCCGGATTTCGCCGGCCACCAGCACGGCTGCGGAAGTGTCGTCGCAGGAAGATTCGATGGCGAGGATGGTAGGCTGCTGCATATAGACAAGGTAGTGCAAGGCGCCGGCTGAGCGAAGCGTTGGACGAAGAAACTGAGCGGTACGGCCGCAACCGGAAGCGGATACCGGGCGCTTCGGCAGACGTAACCGGCCACAAAGTTCGTTAAAACTGCTAACCTGCACCCGCGCTGCTTCGTTGTTGCGGCAACGGTTGCCCGGCCGCCGGCGTCTGTCGGGCAACTGCCAACCCTGTATCTTCGCTCGGATATTCTCTTTCATCTCTGCCCGCCGTGCCCCGTTTCGTCTCCGTTCTGCTGAAAGTGCTGCTGGGCCTCGTGCTGGTGGTGGTGCTGGCCGTGGTGGGGGCGCTGGTGGCCCTGCGCGTGCCCAGCGTGCAGACGCGCCTCGCCCAGAAGGCCGCCCAGGTGCTCACCGACAAGCTGGGCCAGCGCGTGACCGTGGGCCGGGTGGACATCCGCCCGTTTTCGCGGGTGCTGCTGGAAGGCATCCGGGTGCTGGACCGCCGCGGCGACGAGCTGTTCAGCGTAGGCCGCGCCGACGCCGACATTACGCTGTTCAGCGTGCTGAGTCCCGACCGCCTGCACGTGGGCAAGCTCACGCTGGAAGAGCCACGCTTCGCCCTCGTCACCTACAAAGACCGGCCCGACACCACCAACCTCTCCGAGTTTCTGGCGGCCATCAAACGGCTGGTGGGGCCCTCTGATACCACCAAGGCCGGTAAGCCTTTCGATTTCAAGATTGAGGCCATCAGTTTGCGAAACGGGCGCTTTGTGCTGGACCGCCAGGACAAGCCCCGCGAGCCGTACTACGGCCGCTCCATGGACTACGGCCACATGCGCGTGGACAGCATCTACGGCGACTTTTCGCAGATCTGGCTGCGCGGCGACACCATTCACTCCCAGATTGATGGGCTGCGGGCCGTGGATCTGCCTTCCAAAACCCGCCTGCGCGAGCTGACGGCCAACATGACCTACGCCGGCAAGTTCTGGGAATTCGGGGGCCTGAACCTGCGCGTGGGAGGCAGCCAGCTGCACGACTACCTGCGGTTTGAGTACCCGCGCTTCCTGGCCTTTACCAGCTTCAACGACTCGGTGCGGGTGGTGGCGCGCCTGCAGCCCTCGCGCATCTACTCCGACGACATTGCCCTGTTTGCGCCCCAGCCCTTCATGCGCGAGCTGAAGGAAACGGTGCTGGTTGCGGGCGAGGCCAAAGGCTACGTACGCAACTTCACCACCAAAAACCTCGACATCACCTACGGCCGCAACACGCGGGTAGTGGGCAATATCAACGTCGAGGGTTTGCCCAACCTAAAGGAGAGCTTCGTGGAAATGCGCCTGCAGCCTTCGGTGGTGGACGGGCGCGACATCCGCAAGTTCATTCCAGCCTCGGGCTGGCCCTACGTGCAGCGGCTGGGCATCGTGAAGCTGAAAGGCCAGTTTCTGGGCTTCTACAACGACTTTGTGGCCAACGGCTCGTTCCAGACGGCGCTGGGCTCGGTGGTATCTGACGTCAACCTGAAGTTCAAGGATGACCCGCGGTTTTCGTCTTATGAAGGCGACATCCGGACCACGGGCTTTCAGCTGGGCAAGCTGCTGGGGCAGGAAAACGTGGTGCGCGACGTGACCTTCAGCGGCCGGGTGGAAGGCGTGGGCTTCACGCCCGAAGGCGCCCGCCTCACGGCCAACGCCACCGTGCAAAGCATCTGGCTGAACGGCTACCGCTACCGCAACATCACCACCAACGGCCGCTTCAGCCGCGAGTCGTTTACGGGCAAGATTGCCGCCAACGACCCCAACCTGCAGTTCGACGCCGACGGCAGCATCGACCTCAACCGGCAGCGCCAGGCCTTCGACCTGCGGGCCCGCGTGCGCCGCGCCGACCTGCGCGCTCTGGGCCTCACCAAACAAAGCGTAGTGGTGGCCACTACCGCCGACGTGAAGTTCCGGGGCTTGCGCCTCGACGATTTGATCGGGCGGATTCAGCTACGCAAGTCGCGGGTGGGCTACGCCGGCCGCACCGTGGCCGTGGATACGCTGGACGTGGTCAGCTCCCGCACGGCAACCCAGCGCCGGCTGGCGGTCCGCTCGGAGGCACTCAACCTGACGGCCACAGGCAACTTCGATTTCACGGAGGTTATCCGGAGCACGGAGGTGCTGCTGACCGAGTACCGCCTCAACTTCGAGAGCAACGACGCCGCCATTGCCGACTACTACCGCCGCAAGCGCCAGCGCCCCATTCCGGAGTACGCCATCGACCTGGATCTGTACCTGAAAAAGCCCAACCCGCTGTTGCGCCTGTTTATGCCGGGCCTGCAGGTGGCCAACTATTCGCGCATCGACGGCTCGTTTCGCAACGGGCAGACCTCGATTCTGCAGCTGGGCGGCAGCTTCGACACCCTGATTGTGGACAGCGTGCGCACCTACCGCACGGCCTTCGAATTCAACACCTCCAAGCTGCCCTACCGGCCCGAGGTGCTGGCCCAGGCCAACGTCACGTCGGAGCGGCAGGTGCTGCCGGGGCTGGGCCGCACCGAGGGTTTCTACGTGGAAGGCGTGTGGGACCAGGAGCGCATCAACTTCTCTACGGCTCTGGCCCAGACCAACACCACCAACAAGGCCCAGATCAACGGCGCGCTCAGCTTCCTGCCCGACGCGGTGCAGGTGGTGTTCCGGCAGTCGGGCGTGAATCTGCTGGGCAAGGACTGGACGATTGCGCAGGACAACTCGGTTATCATTTCCAAGCAGGGCAAAGAGTTTGATATTCAGAACCTGAGCCTCAGCAACGGGACCCAGAGCGTGAGTGCGCAGGGCTTCATCTCACAGAATCCGGCCAAGGAGCTGCAACTCACGGTGCGCGACCTGGAGCTGGCTACCCTCACGGCCCTCACCTCCCAGAACATGACCGGCCGCGTGAATGCCGCCGGCACCGTGAGCGGCGTGTACGGCCCGCTCTCTATCAGCTCCACGCTCACCGTCGACTCCCTGACGCTGGATAAGGTGCTGATTGGCAACGTGGCCGGCAAAAGCAACTGGGACAACCGCGCCAAGCAGGCCCTCGTGGACCTGGACGTGCTGCGCGACGGTAGCCGCGTAGTGCGCGTGGCGGGCAGCATTGCGCCTTCGCGCGAAAACGAGCAGCTCAACCTCACGGCCACCCTCGATAAAGCGCCCGTGAAGCTGGCCGAGCCGTTTCTGAAGACGCTGTTCAAGGATATTGGCGGCACGGC is from Hymenobacter yonginensis and encodes:
- a CDS encoding HNH endonuclease: MDQKVLVLNGDYTAITLCSVQKAFVLLFLDKAEMIARSESGVLRTVSTSYPKPSIIRLQRYVRVPYKGIALSRHNIMKRDHFECQYCGATKNLTLDHVLPRSRGGDSSWGNLLTACARCNHAKGHRTPQEAGLTIRQQPKKPTLSGFLRLSAGTIDQNWHAYLTH
- a CDS encoding C40 family peptidase, producing the protein MEHGICALSVVPVRAEATDKAEIVTQLIFGECYSIQLTQGMWIQIRTTADQYVGWMDLKQHTPVSAEYLAAWQTQDHPRTLDVVQMVSCPNTRIPVQLGSRLPFFDGMTLRVGERQMFYNGAATNPQNGHGPHGPIDQRLRLLQKMALTYLKAPYLWGGKSLFGIDCSGLMQQLYGLIGVQLPRDARQQIHLGQPVHFVAQTQPGDLAFFDNADGNIVHVGLLLEDQQILHASGEVRIDPLDHNGIFHRDRQKYTHKLRLIKRLLAE
- the smpB gene encoding SsrA-binding protein SmpB; translated protein: MASKKDDAPKRINIQNRRASHEYAFLVKYDAGIMLQGTEIKSIREGSVQLQDGFCTFHTDGSLWLNQVTIAKYTEGTYNNHEPMRARKLLLNKRELKQLAHKNQEQGLTIIPLRMYVSDRGFAKVEIALAKGKKLYDKRDDLKAKDQKREMDRARDY
- the tsaD gene encoding tRNA (adenosine(37)-N6)-threonylcarbamoyltransferase complex transferase subunit TsaD, whose protein sequence is MQQPTILAIESSCDDTSAAVLVAGEIRANVVATQQVHEQYGGVVPELASRAHQQHLIPVVNAALQKAGIRKQDLDAVAFTQGPGLLGSLLVGGMFAKTLALALNKPLIAVNHMRAHILAHFIEEPRPVFPFLCLTVSGGHTQLVVVKSALEMDIIGQTIDDAAGEAFDKTAKLLGLPYPGGPHLDKLAREGNPTRFPFPVGAMPGYDFSFSGLKTSVLYFLRKETAQNPDFVQQNLPDLCASIQYTIIQTLLRQLRRAAADQGLTQIALAGGVAANSGLRQALQDEAAAQGWQVFIPAFQFCTDNAGMVAKTAEFQYQAGDFADQLVSSDPRLKLM
- a CDS encoding translocation/assembly module TamB domain-containing protein, which produces MPRFVSVLLKVLLGLVLVVVLAVVGALVALRVPSVQTRLAQKAAQVLTDKLGQRVTVGRVDIRPFSRVLLEGIRVLDRRGDELFSVGRADADITLFSVLSPDRLHVGKLTLEEPRFALVTYKDRPDTTNLSEFLAAIKRLVGPSDTTKAGKPFDFKIEAISLRNGRFVLDRQDKPREPYYGRSMDYGHMRVDSIYGDFSQIWLRGDTIHSQIDGLRAVDLPSKTRLRELTANMTYAGKFWEFGGLNLRVGGSQLHDYLRFEYPRFLAFTSFNDSVRVVARLQPSRIYSDDIALFAPQPFMRELKETVLVAGEAKGYVRNFTTKNLDITYGRNTRVVGNINVEGLPNLKESFVEMRLQPSVVDGRDIRKFIPASGWPYVQRLGIVKLKGQFLGFYNDFVANGSFQTALGSVVSDVNLKFKDDPRFSSYEGDIRTTGFQLGKLLGQENVVRDVTFSGRVEGVGFTPEGARLTANATVQSIWLNGYRYRNITTNGRFSRESFTGKIAANDPNLQFDADGSIDLNRQRQAFDLRARVRRADLRALGLTKQSVVVATTADVKFRGLRLDDLIGRIQLRKSRVGYAGRTVAVDTLDVVSSRTATQRRLAVRSEALNLTATGNFDFTEVIRSTEVLLTEYRLNFESNDAAIADYYRRKRQRPIPEYAIDLDLYLKKPNPLLRLFMPGLQVANYSRIDGSFRNGQTSILQLGGSFDTLIVDSVRTYRTAFEFNTSKLPYRPEVLAQANVTSERQVLPGLGRTEGFYVEGVWDQERINFSTALAQTNTTNKAQINGALSFLPDAVQVVFRQSGVNLLGKDWTIAQDNSVIISKQGKEFDIQNLSLSNGTQSVSAQGFISQNPAKELQLTVRDLELATLTALTSQNMTGRVNAAGTVSGVYGPLSISSTLTVDSLTLDKVLIGNVAGKSNWDNRAKQALVDLDVLRDGSRVVRVAGSIAPSRENEQLNLTATLDKAPVKLAEPFLKTLFKDIGGTAVGTLRLAGRFSQPHLTGTLDVSDGQLTFIYLGTTYTFSDRIRFADDRIALRDIRMKDPLGNTGVITGDIFHDGFQNMRLALEASFRKLLVLNTTRKDNELYFGTAYATGSARVNGPANNLVVNVQAKSEPGTRLSLPLDNAARAEKASYIRFVNRNLTDTARTPIPVGAQEKVDLSGIRLNMNLEVTPDAYVEILLDESTGDVIRGTAAGRLRLNIDTRGDFNMFGQIEIVRGAYNFTLQGLVNKEFVVRPGGTIAWNGDPLAGEMNVTAAYTQRTSLAPILATNNAVVPVTAVMNLTGPLLLPVIKLNLEFNDIPSSLESDLVPFLSSLRNDEQELSRQVFSLVVFRQLAPAASLSSITSFQGQNNAFGNSLGQIISTQLGALTSQLDPNLEISFNFNGLSAEQLQALQVRLSYSFLNGRLRVTREGGFNNGVVTDANTGTTTTVANNSSIIGDLTLEYYLRADGKFRAKLRYETTPRDLSALSNGQNQARAGISLLHTEQFDSLTELFARKHLTRKQQNARKAREVLNVDDDPRTSM